cctgacttgggggtcccaacttctctctccctccacgggcagcatgggagggacaggcagagtccagctcagataaaacctcacgcagctgtgccatcaggcagctctgagcttccccagcctgaggaacgggAATGGATGTCACaggcggagcctctgttcactcatccctaagatgggcctgatgccccagctcccaggggcggctgtgaggctctcatgagaggagatgtgccaagtgctgagagctcagggctcagttcgggggctcccgcatcccaaggctcaggatcctggtccttcctgcctggtcctcagattcatccacttcgagataatcacccatcgccaggtgcagcacCAGCAgatcaccgaggaaagtgccaagataggggacaacaccctgtgacatcggggtgagggtgggatgagcccttgctctcaagtcggccccctgcagaccctcccctgaaaagtccacagccacagcctcctggcccaccccagggttcccacggggagcagcctcgaacccttagcagcctcccctcaattcttcctcccttcacaccccaagaacaccacactcctcctcctcacctcccagggccggcttcgggcaaatcacagggtatgcggtccctggccctccccaaaacaaatccatcctacaccagctcttccaggcccccctcctggtcacttctactgggggattcagacactgtggcaccaggaggaggggacctcctctcttgatttgaggcctccagctgggagcgcagagcccctcccccacaggcacactcacctgctgctgctgctgcttctcctgcactctctgggggttgctctccgggggacaaacgtggagggcccctcctgccagagtcgaggacagtgtcagcgaggccatactcccctcaccccatttctctccagcaccactgtcctctgaccctgaacatctgactcgagtgaactggtaccaatgccactccaccctgcaaggtcttgtgattccagaacaagcccagctccaactctcactctgggtgtgagcttgggctttcggcctggcctcctcgagcctgtttcctcatctggaaagtgtgagaactccagctacctcgcaggttctcctgaggactcactgtcgcatgactgtcatcattgttctggtcctcacccctccaggtggagcaggcagaaaggtcccacattcctttcctccctcttacctcattaccaccctgtgaggcctgcaccacacaatcaccacacaatcaccatacctccatttccctgatggggagacagaggcccaaacaggggcagtgagttgctgaggggccaacagaggagaggccgcttgcccctctcagccagaggccctgttccaacatcctcgcctaacccccagccccaccactgacaacagtcctgtcccctgagctctcaaagcttggccctgggccgagctgtggatggagaggatggggtgtcttgggagtctacTTGTTGAGTGGCTCCTTGTCCCATTCCCGTGGAGTGTCTCTCCCCCGTGCtggacagaggcaatgccaaacccttctcctccccaaagaaccactcaggatattcgcctgcactgaactctttctttatccactcaggaactggacccacaaggtgccacctctgatcaacagggaaggggatgacaggacgctttgcttccccatttacatgaagctcctaacgtcctttcagcaggatccactaagaatccatcagttgcctagtcgctactcataagccacctagGGCCTATATCAtggccaaccaggcactcaggtgagactcctgttgttgactcgagtgactgctctaggggtccagtggggagtcccacaatgcacacacatctgtctctggtccagctgttcagatccaaggatgagcagcctgtttgtccacctgggccaggggaatcccttgctgtgcccgtccctggggtaggcagtgtgccctccccttggagacatggtgaagatagaagagcagcaggggcctggcttcctgaggacaggtttaggttgagggataaacccacccaacctcccaacagcctggaagaagctacatccagcaggatggacgtgcatgtaagccagagacctgctgatggcgccagctcggcaactcgtcctggaacagcccagccaacaccactgtgtcccatgaccaaggcctcctgcccaaaaatggcaccccacctgcccatgggcagaaaagatccctctgcttgttaacctggacaagatagacgggaacgtttcagagaaagttcaagtgagaaattatcaaaaccacagcttgctcagtccccctccccccgtggcccctcctctctttccagacccccagcctccactctaccttggtcatcagttctctgttcaaggactcgtcttggctatagcgctCCTTAAAtatttcagagctctccctgaggggaggggaaagagggaaggataaatttagggataatgtgaggggtctaagtgcaaatccttttctttgacaacctgagagattcaaactgcctggaggagtgctctcactgggctcctctgagggctaaggtctcgtgggattgggagggggctctcctgttggtcactggggtctccattcgcctgctatacagagcagctctcttttgaccactttgattttcaactgggcatagagttctgttgctataaacacttgaaaatctccaatgtagCTCAATCCAGtccctggcatttagggaaaccgagtcctgaagcagaattggtgcactaaggacaccgggagacttagagacccaccgccgaggcccaggccctgtcccaagcatttgctgcctcccaggagttcccacctgactgaggggccaatggcagacatacaggagatcccgcATCCACCCTGGtcttcctatggagagaggcctacccaccaggaaacttcccccatgtgttcttcaggtggcatatggatgttttctgcagagcagagatgacagtgcggggcgaggagaagttcttcaggatctcgcactcttgaggaagggaagagaatgagctgtgaggtggggcgctggagccctgcttgctctagcttcagtccccttctatttaaatctcccctcctggatgagacagatgttcAGGGatccccagaagggcacatttaggacccaaagtgtaacactcacaaggaggaggattttagctcaacccagggaggaagcgaggtaggaagtgagcatccccgcactgggacctcgagtcaaggtcagcgtgctcctggcaggaaggacctagggacttgcaggggcttagaccacacacttcaatcctgggagctgataaaggcagaggcagttcctaaggctccagagaggggctccactggacCTCCCACAGcatacctgggccacctggatccagcgctccaccaccctcgccctgtcctgggccatcatgctcgggtccccgaggcaggtggtgatgacgaggttggccacccttctgaagtggtcgacatTGGCCCGGACGgcgtgtgccaggtgctcattgccgggcttgttcctcttgccccaggtggagcccaggcactgagagggcaccaccttctggaagagctcctggggaacagggtgAGTGTCACCCAGgattgccacaccccagctctgtgtccacggcccacaaagtcccacacaggggtcacaatttagagctggagctcaggaagctcatgatgtggcctgagccttgttagagtccctggcttttcttctctgtcactgcaggcacccagcagaggatgacccaggacccaatactggcagggaagggagagaggcatttgcatccagcccgtcctggctaactccaagctccagatggtggctcagctcagctcatcccaagggggcatcttccaccaccctgatcccccctctggtcccacttcccattctgatgcacattcccctgtggcagctacaaccacgggccttgtctgtctccctcatagtgaagtacacatcaggtgtctaataagtcctgaggctgttgagcctcctgagcagaaggttgggccaccagggacctggctgcatacagtgagttcccctccaccactgatgtgccaggccctgctcacccttccatctcttctacctcatggagccggcacagccactctgtgcagcaggtcttgttagtgtccacctctacggtctacaggtggacagcaaatgtttgggggttcagaaatttgcccaggtcgtatggttggtaaggggtggagccaggattcgggcccagatcataggagactggatcaggtctggggcaatgatggcagagggaaggccggctccaccccaccctgagagcccagctgctcaccgcatccatcatggtcaactgctccaccaccagcttaggagggaaggccgtgaggttgggcttcttctcatgcttcttagtcacaggtggagatggacttcccactagaaatgatggtccaggtgactccagctcagcagctcccactcctgctgcagccgacgtcggcccttgctccagctccaacactgctggtggaggggatACTGGTTCCAGTGCTAGAGGGGtggtgtcaacagagctggagccagctctacctccaccactgcccactgctctgcttctgctgctggctggagctctgcacctggcgctggagcgggataaagagaaaggtttactcacatagctgactttccatgtgtccttctaaatacaggaaagatcccacttcctttccaggaatagccagcctgcagtcccccttaccctctggctctgcctcagtggcctccagaagctcacaccagtcaaaggaaagagggtcacagcagctcagctctgaaccaggcaaggtgacctgcatgtacatcccctttagcttgaaaaagagacagcccctgactggtcccaccctagttctggtccaaccccatcatctcaaggtcctgagtgtggaggccctctgctcctgttctcatctcagagcagcactggatggtgtgggtggcctcatgcacctgctccttgtctagtgagttggtggagttgaagccattgggcagctactcgacgacctcctgagtggagttctgcaaagactgcctgggagctgggccagagggaatcaggggctgcctgcacactgccactgtggtcaacccccaagagaaagtctgctcctcagttcaggcacagagggcatcctggcaaagaactctggtcaggaagggaaggggatgaaacctctagggctcaataacataGGAGttgaggagctcaccttctcatgctgccagccatgacctggggtatgaaggtgacagacccaccagacttccgacacctaacaaccagctcctgcccaggaatggcctgccccacataccctgccttccccacaccacacagacacacaaacacacacaaacacacgatgaggggcctggattttggggttgatcaggtgggatcacagttgtgttcTGGCCTGCActaacctttcctgggctgccccatgttacccttcactgcctcctgtcagacacccagaggtgTCAGGGATGTGGGCTGAGCCAATGTAGgtaacaatcaaaaagattctctttctgggcttttttgagcccagagcctgcaaaagttgggatacaacaacaaaacatttttgcctcttgactgtctcccgtcaagtgagctggatgggggacagtggttgcctggttaccagagttcaaagatctgttgagacctaggaccaaggagatggggtcatttttcaagattcctatacctgggccccttacctcaatcagatttctccagagcttccccctgagcccgggctgctcaccctcctctctcatgtcacttcctgaactgtacacaaggagcctacacagccctagccacaggtccctagaaacctaactcaggtccttgctttgcggagacagagatgaatgcagacttcctttaacttaccagttcttcatcctgggatagtccctgtacctctcaggtcctccccagtctccaaacctacaccagggggatcaggctagaatctacttcctagggacctcacctggtgtatatgagataatatctattacccctgtgggctggtgtcacatgtacctaaggcacaaaattagagatggaagaataacaagaaggggtgacaggtagcacagaacaccgcTCAAAACAGGCTTGGATTCTAGCAATGTGctattggaacagtcacttccaacttggcctcattttcaggtcagcatcatgagggggttgaaactaatgcaaatttagatactgccatcctgcggcattaaaccattcaattatttcctgttttatggagaatgagacccaagtgcctcatcttggtctatgaggtgggcagcccccacaatggtaCCTAGTAAGCCTCACCCATggcatagccatccccgtggaaccactaagtggtaagtaactggcttatgaacataataagagccaaagtgatgggatgtcttgtctaaattttaactacacaagtctctcacttcctcttactccctctctcatgttccatctctctctctcacactctgtcgaatccctgtaactgaggaatcaaataccagtgttttggggctgcccaatgtggaggcttatagaggagagaagcacgggagtacccaggccaacagacagaaagaaacttagactctcagtccaaactgaaccctgaaggctgagagtgacctttggggctagtcctcccccagttgagcctcagttgaggccacagccccaacctgttcaactcactgaggcagaggcaccaagctgaaacgtgcctgattgctgatccacacaaattgtgagatagtcaacatttgtagttttgaaatgcaaggttaggggcaatgaagtcagagagggaaaggtaactgacacagcctaccaggccctggccctaccttccaccccagctcctgttctctcctcccagcctccctccatctgcactggccacatttctaacctcctctggccaaactcacttctgcctgtgagactcaggaccagtggtgccatctccctgacacactgctcccagacccctgaagggctggctccctcttgtcattctggtcccagaaaacgtcaccccagtgaggcctttcagactctcctacccagtgacgcccagccctccctcacagccccctgctgtgtttctctacagcacttgctcttttcttgctcctgtttttgcttttgtccatttcccctctagactgtgagctcctggcaggcagggaccacttggtcattttcatcctgcactttggcccaccagagcacctggcacagggtgagtgctcagtgcacagctgctgaatgagtacatggaaagatcttgcaccccgccccctgcttctgaccaactgtgattgtggagatgaacactagaaataggaggtacaagttgtttctgaggcagagggacagccagaaagacctctgcttgactcttctctgctccaggaggtcaagaaaagttcagtggacaccgtgtaaattccaggtttacagcagaaggaaaggacttgatatatatgtatattatgtaatggttaccaaaataagtttagttaacatcaatcaccaaacaaacataaaagatttttttctggtgatgagaagttttaggatctactttcttagcaactttcaaatgtaccacaaagcaatgttaacttgcatagtgctgtatatcaagtatatctcaatacaactgaaaaaaataaaaacaaaatctaacttgccaccactgacacaagaggctgcccgccccctggtggccagcactagcactgcagccctcaccaaaactccaccaaacagaaaggaaccattcttcagatgtcctcaaggcagaggctctccaggatcccagaggtaaaggagcaggacctgtcgccttcgagagagtggggtgaatcttgggagcctacctttccccccatctt
The Diceros bicornis minor isolate mBicDic1 chromosome 20, mDicBic1.mat.cur, whole genome shotgun sequence genome window above contains:
- the LOC131418834 gene encoding ral-GDS-related protein-like, with protein sequence MCRASTATPAPRPSAGSSCQHWGPKNSSTAALLLLLLPGEQEHGCRLREQVEKNGELKRGSRRQPGAHAAGGAGRAEGRGLPALAACCPQPSARCRAPASSRSRAVGSGGGRAGSSSVDTTPLALEPVSPPPAVLELEQGPTSAAAGVGAAELESPGPSFLVGSPSPPVTKKHEKKPNLTAFPPKLVVEQLTMMDAELFQKVVPSQCLGSTWGKRNKPGNEHLAHAVRANVDHFRRVANLVITTCLGDPSMMAQDRARVVERWIQVAQGLD